The window AACTCCGACAAACGCTACCTGGTGGAACTCGCCGCGCGGGGTGTGGCGCTCCCGGCTACGACCTTCACCGATCATTTGCAGCAACACGTCATCGAACGGATGTTCGACGCGACTGGCGTCGACGAATTGATCGTCAAACCGGCGATATCCGGTGGCGCGTGGAAGACCGTGCGCGTGCGTCGTGGCGATGCCATCGAGCCGGGCGATGGCACCACCATGCTGGTGCAGCCCTACCTGCCGACCATCGAGCACGAGGGCGAAACCTCGCTGCTGTATTTCGGCGGCGTGCTCAGCCATGTGGTCAACAAGCGCCCGGTGGCGGGCGAGTTCCGCGTGCAGGAAGAATTCGGCGGCGTGTATCGGGTGCTCGATGATCCGCCGGCTGGTGCGGTCGCCTTGGCCGAACAGGTGCTGGCTGCGATCGATGCGCCGTTGCTGTATGCGCGCATCGACGTGGTCCCGGATGCCGATGGCCTCTGGTTGCTGATGGAAGCCGAACTGATCGAACCCGATTTCTACCTGGGCAGCGACCCGCAACAGGGTGCCGGTTTCGCCCGCGCATTGCGCGATGCCCTCAACGATGGAGCAACCGCATGAAAACCCTGCGCATCGATTTCGTGTCCGACGTGGTCTGCCCGTGGTGCGCGATCGGCCTGGCCTCGCTGGAGCAGGCGCTGCAGCGCATGCAGGGCGAGGTCGCCGCCGACATCCACTTCCAGCCGTTCGAACTCAACCCTCAGTTGCCCGCGGAAGGCGAGGGCATCGGCGAGCACCTGCAGCGCAAGTACGGCATGTCCGAGGCGCAGCTCGCCGAAAACCAGGAGCGCATCCGCGCACGCGGTGCCGAGCTCGGCGTGGTGTTCGACTTCAACGGGCGCAGCCGGATCTTCAACACCTTCGACGCGCATCGGCTGCTGCACTGGGCCGGGGTCGAAGGCGGGCAACGCGAACTCAAGCATGCGTTGCTGCGTGCGTACTTCGCCGAAGGCCGCAACGTCTCCGACCACGCCACCTTGGTCGACATCGCCAGCGCTGCGGGCTTCGATGCGGCGCGTGCCGCGGCGATCCTGGGCTCCGACGAATACGCCGCCGACGTACGCGAGGCCGAACAGTTCTTCACCCGCAACGGCATCAACGGCGTGCCGGCGGTGATCATCGAACGCAAGCACCTGATCTCCGGCGGACAGCCGGTCGAGGTGTTCGAGCGTGCGTTGCGCGAGATCGCCGCCGGTATGCCGGGCTGAATCGGCATTCCATCATGCGGAAGTGAATGGGGCTATTCGCGGTATGCGTTTTGGCGCGCGTTGCATGCCGTTTCCGCACGTCGCACTGCAGCAAGACACCGGGGACATTCACGGTATCTAGGACATGCCATCGCGTCATGACCCATGGACACGTCCGGGCATGCGCGCAGGCGTGGAGGGTCTTCGATCCATCCGCCGTCCATTCGCACCCTTGGGGAGGGTAGGCATGCTGGCATTGCTGATCGCGGCGACATTGCAGGTATCCGCGGGTTCGAGTTCCGGAATCCCCGTCACCTTCACCCAGGACGACGCCCGATGGCCGGTCGTGGTCAGCGCCAATGGCGTAGTGTCGCCGGGCAGGGATGAGCTGGTGTTGCGCCTGCGCGGCATCGAGGTGGCGGACCAGCCGGCGAACCCGAGCACGATCCCGTACAGCAGTTACCGCGTCTGCCTGGTGCGCCAGTCGAGCGGCGACACGTACGAGACCGCCGGTTGCTCGGCATCGGTGAAGATCAAGGCGGTGGCGCCGGAATCGGACAGGAGTGTGTCGCTGTCCGGCCAGAAGCTCACCATTCCTGCTCCCGGCGCGACCTCGCTGGAAGGTCATTGGCTGGTGCTGGAAATGGAGTCGCGGCCGGTGCAGGGGAAGACCTACAGCGTGGCCTCGCATTCGCAACGCTCGCTGTTCGGCGCGATCGGCAGCATGTAGGCGCACCCCGCGCCTGCAAGCCGGGCGCGATCAGCGCGGTATCACCAGCGGGATCGCGTGTCCGCCGGGGGTGATGAGGATGGCGTCGGCAATCGCGCCGTCCACGAAATCGGCGCGCACCACGCCCTCGCCCTTGCTGCCGACCACCCGCACCCGGAAGTTCGGGTCCATCCGGCCATCGGTCACGTCCACGCCGTAGCCGAAGAACGGCAGCCGGATCGAGGACACCTGGCCCACTTCATCGGCGACCACCGGATGTCGCTGGATCAGCGCTTCCAGCCGCGTGTACGAGCTGGTCTGCTGCATGGCCCACCAGGCGGCGATGATCAGTCCGCCGAGCATCGCGAGTGCGTACAGCCATTTGCGGATCCAGCTCAGCATCGGCGGCTGCCTGTGGTTGGAATGCGCCTGCGAGGGTAGCCGAAACCCGCGCGCAGGGCAGGTCGCGATGCCATGCTCAGGCACAATCGGGGCGCGCTGCACGGCGCGGAGGACAGCACGGCACATGATCGTTCCCGAACATTGGGCCGAAGCCCGCGAACAGGCCCGCCACAACGACCGCATGGTCACCGTGCGCCGCTACGGCTGGTCGGATGAGAGTGTCCATGCCGCACAGTCCCATGCGCAGGCGCGTGCCCGAGAGGCGCTGGACGCGATCCTGGCCGGCGCAGCATTGCCCCGGCGCGAACTGCGCACCAATTACGGCACCGCCGGCGTGCCGATCCGCGAGCAGATCGTGGCCCGCCACGGCGATGTGGTGATTACCCGCAACAGCTACGGCGCGTTGTGCCTGAACACGCCGGACGTGCTGTTCGCCGATGTCGACCTGGCCGAGCGGCCCACCGGTTGCGCGCTTTCCATCGGCGCATTGGCGATCATTGCGGCGGTCGCGTTCGCCGTCGGGCTGTTCGCATGGCACTGGAGTGCCGGCATTGGCCTGGCGATCGTGGCGGCGTGGAGCCTCAATCGGATCATCCTGCACCGGCAACGGGCGGCGTTCGATCGCGACGGCGGCGCGGAGGCGCGCGCACTGGCCTTGGTCGATGCGTTCGTGGCGACGCATCCGGATTGGCACCTGCGGGTGTACCGCACACCGGCCGGCTTGCGCGTACTGGCGATGCACCGCACCTTCCAGCCGCAGGACGACGATGCCGCGATGCTGTTCTCCGCGCTGCAGGCGGATCATCTGTACACGGTGATGTGCAAGGTGCAGCACTGCTTCCGCGCGCGCCTCACGCCAAAGCCGTGGCGGATCGGCATCGACCAGCGCATCCGCCCGCCGGTCGCGGCATGGTCGGCGGAACAGGCCATGTTGCCCGAGCGGCTGGCGTGGATCGCACGTTACGAAGCCAGCTCCACCGGGCATGCCGCATGCCGTTACCTGCGCTCGCTCGGCGACACCACGCGCATCGACCCGAAGGCCGAGCACGTGCGCGCCCTGCACGACGCGATGGCGGGTGCGGAGAGCGATCTGCCGCTGGCGTGATGAGCGGCGATTACTTCCGATGGGTGTAGAAGCCGTCGCCGCTTGTTCGTCGACATCGAAACCACCACGATTCCCGAGGCACCGCCATGACCCTCGCGCTCTACGGACACCCGTTTTCCTCGTACACGCAGAAGGTGCTGATTGCGCTGTACGAGAACGCCACGCCCTTCGAGTTCCGCTGCATCAGCCCGGAGACCCCGAGCATGCCGGCGAATGGCTGCGGCGCTGGCCGTTGCGCAAGTTCCCGCTGCTGCTGGATGGCGACCGCCAGGTGGTCGAGACCAGCATCATCATCGAGTACCTGCAGCTTGCGCATCCGGGTGCGGTCCGTTTGCTGCCCGATGATCCGGAGTCGGCACTGCACGTGCGTTTCATGGATCGCTGCTTCGACCTGCACGTGATGAGCCCGGTGCAAGCGGCCGTCGGAGGTGCACTGACCGGCGATGCGACCAAGCGCGACGACATGCGGGCGTTCGCGGCACAAAAGCTGGAGATGGCCTACGGCTGGCTGGAAGGGGAACTGGCCGGTCGCACCTGGGCAGCTGGCGATGAGTTCACCCTTGCGGATTGCGCGGCGGCACCCTCGCTGTTCTATGCGGACTGGACGCATCCGATCGGCGACGACTATCCGCTGCTGCGTGCCTATCGGTCTCGCCTGCTCGCGCGGCCCTCGTTCGCCCGCACGGTGGAGGAAGCGCGGGCGTTCCGTCCGCTGTTTCCGCTGGGTGCACCGGATCGGGATTGACCCGGTCGGAGTGCAGCTTGGCATGGGCTTGCCTGCATCGACATCGGCCCCATGTCGATTGCAACCTGCCCGCAAGCACATCATCGGCCCGCATGCCTGACCTCGCGTCTTCCCCACGTCGCCGTCGCTGGTGGTGGTCGCTTCCCATCCTTGGACTGACCGCCTTGACCGCATCCCTGTGTCTGCACGCCTCGATCGGCGACTACGCGAACTCCAAGCAGTTCGCCGACGGCAAGTTCCGCAACACCACGCCCAAGCCCGCCGATGTGGCGGAGCCGGGTGCCAGGGTGATGTGGGATTTCTTCTTCAACAAGCCGAACAACACCGAGCCGCACGCGCCGGTCCCGGTGCATATGCTGACCCGCGCCGAACTGGATGCAGCGCCCGACCGCAGCCTGTACCGGCTGGGCCATTCGACGATCCTGATGAAGCTGCGCGGTGGCTGGTGGCTGACCGATCCGGTGTTTTCCGAACGCGCATCGCCGGTGCAATGGGCTGGCCCGAAGCGCTTCCACGCACCGCCGATCTCGATGCAGGACCTGCCGCCGATTCGTGGCGTGCTGCTTTCGCACGACCATTACGATCACCTGGACCATGCGGCGATCAAGGCGCGGGCAGGCAAGGTCGAAGTGTTCCTGGCACCGCTCGGCGTGGGCGACCGCCTGGCCGAGTGGGGCGTGCCGCAGGAGAAGATCCGCCAGTTCGACTGGTGGCAGGGCACCGACATCGACGGCCTGCGCCTGACCTTCACCCCGACCCAGCATTTCTCCGGCCGCGGCCTGCGCGACGGCAACCGCACGCTGTGGGGTTCGTGGGTGATCGTGGATGGCGAGCGGCGCGTGTTCTTCAGTGGCGACAGCGGCTACTTCGATGGCTTCGCCGAGATCGGCCGGCGTTTCGGCCCGTTCGACCTCACCCTGATGGAAACCGGCGCCTACAACGTGCAGTGGCCGTACGTGCACATGCAGCCGGAGCAGACCGTGCAGGCGCATGTCGACCTGCGGGGGAAGTGGCTGCTGCCGATCCACAACGGCACCTTCGACCTGGCGATGCATCCGTGGTTCGAGCCGTTCGAGCGCGTGCTGGCGCTGGGTGAAACAGCCGGCATCGGCATCGCCACGCCGATCATGGGCGAACGCATCAGCATCGATGCGCCGCATGCCGGCGAGCGCTGGTGGCGGCCGGTGGTCGCGACGGAATCAGCCGCGCGCTGACGCCGGTTCGCTGCGCCCAAGCAGAAGGGTGGCGATGCCGATCGCCAGCAGCATCCCGGCGAACTGCGCGAATACGAAGCCGGCCACGTCGTCCGGGCGGATGCCGGCAAAGGTTTGCGTCAGCGACCTCGCCATGGTCACGGCGGGGTTGGCGAACGATGTGCTGGCGGTAAACCAGTACGCGGCGAAGATGTAAGCGGCGACCAGTGCAGGGATCGCCTTCGGGCGATGGCGAACGCCAAGCAGGATGGTGAGCAGCAGGCCGCAGGTCGCCACCCCCTCGCTCAACCATTGCGCGCCGCCACTGCGCACGCGCGTGCCGGGTTGCAGCAGTGCCTGCTCGAACATCGCATGGGCGAGCAGCACGCCGGCGATCGCAGCCAGCACTTGCACCACGATGTAGGCCGCGGCATGTGCGCTGCTCATCTCGCCGCGCAGGCGCATCGCCAGGGTGACCGCCGGATTGAAGTGCGCGCCGGAGATCGGGCCCAGCGTTTCGATCAGCACGTACAGCATGCCCGCGGTGGCCGCTGCGTTCGCGAGCAGGGCGATGCCGTCGTTGCCGTTCGACAGTGCCACGCCCATGATCCCGGAGCCGACCACGGCGGCGAGCAGCAACATGGTGCCGAGCGCCTCGGCCAGCAGGCGGCGATGCAGTGGCATCACTGCGCGGCCAATGCGCGCAGTTGGTCCTGCAGCGACAGCCGATCCAGCTTTTCCATCGGCAGCGCGAGCAACAGGCGCAGGCGCTGGGTGATCGCTTGTGCTGTCTTCGCGAACGCCTGGCGCTTCGCCTCGTCATCGCCTTCCACGTGCGAAGGATCGGGGAAGCCCCAATGCGCGGTCATCGGCATGCCCGGCCAGTACGGGCAGGTTTCGCCGGCCGCGCTATCGCAGACGGTGATGACGAAGTCCATCTTCGGCGCATCGGGTGCGGCATACACGTCCCAGCTTTTGCTGGACATGCCGCTGGTGTCGCAGCCGAGCCGTTGCAGTGTTTCCAGCGCCAGCGGATTGACCCGCCCCATCGGCTGGCTGCCCGCGCTGTAGCCCTTGAAGCGGCCATGCGACAGATGGTTGACCAGCCCTTCGGCGAGGATGCTGCGGGCGCTGTTGCCGGTGCAGAGGAACAGGATGTTGTAGGGCTGCGTGGTCATGGCCAGTGTCTTCGGTGGGGGAGGGTGTCAGCAGCAGGTGGATTTCGGCGCGCAGCAGGAGGCTGCGATTGCTGTCGTCGCGGGCATCGGTGCCATCGCCTGTACGTCCGGTGTGCACGACCCGCCATCGGTGGCGCAGGCGGCGTCGGCACCGTGATAGGTGGTCGCTTCGCCGAAGCTGTGGAAGGTTTCCCAGCGCGTGCCCTGCGGATCTTCGGTCCAGGTCTTGTCGGACTGCGCATAGCAACAGATGGCTGCGTTCTCGGGGATCAGCGAACCGCCTGCGGCTTCGAGGCGCTTGCCGAGCGCGACCAGTTCCTCGCTGCTGTCGACCTGCAGGCCCAGGTGGTCGATGCCGGGCGTGCGTCCCGTATTGGAGATCGCGAAATTGATCCGCGGATCCTCCAGCATCCACTTTGCGTAGTCGGGCTTGCGCACGACGGGTTCGGCACCGAACAGTTCGTTGTAGAAGCGGATGCTGCCGGCAAGGTCGGCGACATTGAGATGCACATGGAAGCGGTTCACGGCTTGGCTCCTGGTTTGCGCGGGGGCAGGCGGTCGCCGGCCCGCAGTCCACCGCGCCGGCGCAACAGTTTTCGGTGAGGTAGGCCAGCAGGGTGTTCATCTGCGGGTAGTTGGCGCGCACGCGGATGACGCGGCCTTCGCGTTCGTCGTCGACCAGGCCGGCGGCCCGCAACACGTTGAGGTGTGCGCTCAGGGTGGCGGGTGGCAGGTCGAGGAACTCGCGCAGTTCACCGACCGACAAGCCATCCGGGCCGGCCTGCACCAGTTGGCGGAACGCGGCCAGGCGGGACTCGTGGCCAAGCGCGCGGAGTGCGGAAAGAGCGGCGTCGGTATTCATGATTCCATATTTCCAGAAATATGGAATTGATGCAACCCGGGCTCGGGCGTGGATCGACCGCCTGCTAGCTCGCGCGCGCGCCGATGAAGCGCAGGCCCACGCCGGGCTCGGTGGCGATCCAGCGCGGCGCGGCGGCGTCGTCGCCGAGTTTCTGGCGCAGCTTGCCGACCAGCACGCGCAGGTAATGGGTGTCGTGTTCGTGGTGCTTGCCCCACAATTCCTGCAGCATCTGCGGCTGCGTGACCACCCGCCCCGCGTGCTGCACGAGCATGGCGAGCAGTGCGTATTCCTTGCGTGCCAGCGCGACCGGCGCGCCGTGCAGGAGCACTTCGCGCATCGCAAGGTCGATGCGCAGCGCGCCATCGTCGAACACCGGCGATGGATCGCCGGCGGCGGTGCGTGGACGCAGCAACGCGCGCACCCTCGCCATCAGCTCCTGCACGCCGAACGGCTTGGTGACGTAGTCGTTCGCGCCGGCATCGAGCGCGCGCACTTTCTCGTGTTCGTCGGCGCGCACGGTGAGCAGGATGACCGGCACCTGCGACCATTCGCGCAGGCGCGCCAGCACTTCATGGCCATCGATGCCGGGCAGGCCGAGGTCGAGGATCACCAGGTCGGCGCCATGCGCCGCCATCGCCTGCAAGCCGGCTTCGCCGTGTTCCGCGGTTTCGACCCGGTAGCCCTGCGCGCGCAGGCTGATCTCGAGGAACCGGCGGATCTGCGGTTCGTCGTCGACCACCAGCACGCGCGCTGGGACAACGGCGCTCTCGCCGGTGGATGGGTCGCTCATGGCGTGGATGGTGGTTGCATGCGCGGCAGCAGGATGCGGATGGTGGTGCCGCGGCCATCGTACCCCGGCAAGGCTTCGACGCTGCCGCCATGCGCGCCGATCATCCCCTGCGTGATCGCCAGGCCGAGGCCGGTGCCCTGGCGTCCACGATCGCCGCGCTCCACGCTGAAGAACATGTCGAAGATGCGCTTGCGCTCGTCCTCGGGGATGCCGGGGCCGCGATCGGCGACATCGATGCGCAGCACGCCGTCGAT of the Thermomonas carbonis genome contains:
- a CDS encoding ATP-grasp domain-containing protein — encoded protein: MGYHFDHVRWLRACATWQREGIAMANPASVLAWNSDKRYLVELAARGVALPATTFTDHLQQHVIERMFDATGVDELIVKPAISGGAWKTVRVRRGDAIEPGDGTTMLVQPYLPTIEHEGETSLLYFGGVLSHVVNKRPVAGEFRVQEEFGGVYRVLDDPPAGAVALAEQVLAAIDAPLLYARIDVVPDADGLWLLMEAELIEPDFYLGSDPQQGAGFARALRDALNDGATA
- a CDS encoding DsbA family oxidoreductase — its product is MKTLRIDFVSDVVCPWCAIGLASLEQALQRMQGEVAADIHFQPFELNPQLPAEGEGIGEHLQRKYGMSEAQLAENQERIRARGAELGVVFDFNGRSRIFNTFDAHRLLHWAGVEGGQRELKHALLRAYFAEGRNVSDHATLVDIASAAGFDAARAAAILGSDEYAADVREAEQFFTRNGINGVPAVIIERKHLISGGQPVEVFERALREIAAGMPG
- a CDS encoding glutathione S-transferase family protein; its protein translation is MRKFPLLLDGDRQVVETSIIIEYLQLAHPGAVRLLPDDPESALHVRFMDRCFDLHVMSPVQAAVGGALTGDATKRDDMRAFAAQKLEMAYGWLEGELAGRTWAAGDEFTLADCAAAPSLFYADWTHPIGDDYPLLRAYRSRLLARPSFARTVEEARAFRPLFPLGAPDRD
- a CDS encoding MBL fold metallo-hydrolase, producing MPDLASSPRRRRWWWSLPILGLTALTASLCLHASIGDYANSKQFADGKFRNTTPKPADVAEPGARVMWDFFFNKPNNTEPHAPVPVHMLTRAELDAAPDRSLYRLGHSTILMKLRGGWWLTDPVFSERASPVQWAGPKRFHAPPISMQDLPPIRGVLLSHDHYDHLDHAAIKARAGKVEVFLAPLGVGDRLAEWGVPQEKIRQFDWWQGTDIDGLRLTFTPTQHFSGRGLRDGNRTLWGSWVIVDGERRVFFSGDSGYFDGFAEIGRRFGPFDLTLMETGAYNVQWPYVHMQPEQTVQAHVDLRGKWLLPIHNGTFDLAMHPWFEPFERVLALGETAGIGIATPIMGERISIDAPHAGERWWRPVVATESAAR
- a CDS encoding aquaporin, which produces MPLHRRLLAEALGTMLLLAAVVGSGIMGVALSNGNDGIALLANAAATAGMLYVLIETLGPISGAHFNPAVTLAMRLRGEMSSAHAAAYIVVQVLAAIAGVLLAHAMFEQALLQPGTRVRSGGAQWLSEGVATCGLLLTILLGVRHRPKAIPALVAAYIFAAYWFTASTSFANPAVTMARSLTQTFAGIRPDDVAGFVFAQFAGMLLAIGIATLLLGRSEPASARG
- a CDS encoding arsenate reductase ArsC; amino-acid sequence: MTTQPYNILFLCTGNSARSILAEGLVNHLSHGRFKGYSAGSQPMGRVNPLALETLQRLGCDTSGMSSKSWDVYAAPDAPKMDFVITVCDSAAGETCPYWPGMPMTAHWGFPDPSHVEGDDEAKRQAFAKTAQAITQRLRLLLALPMEKLDRLSLQDQLRALAAQ
- a CDS encoding ArsI/CadI family heavy metal resistance metalloenzyme → MNRFHVHLNVADLAGSIRFYNELFGAEPVVRKPDYAKWMLEDPRINFAISNTGRTPGIDHLGLQVDSSEELVALGKRLEAAGGSLIPENAAICCYAQSDKTWTEDPQGTRWETFHSFGEATTYHGADAACATDGGSCTPDVQAMAPMPATTAIAASCCAPKSTCC
- a CDS encoding response regulator transcription factor produces the protein MSDPSTGESAVVPARVLVVDDEPQIRRFLEISLRAQGYRVETAEHGEAGLQAMAAHGADLVILDLGLPGIDGHEVLARLREWSQVPVILLTVRADEHEKVRALDAGANDYVTKPFGVQELMARVRALLRPRTAAGDPSPVFDDGALRIDLAMREVLLHGAPVALARKEYALLAMLVQHAGRVVTQPQMLQELWGKHHEHDTHYLRVLVGKLRQKLGDDAAAPRWIATEPGVGLRFIGARAS